The sequence CTGACGAGCGACTCTGCGAATCGAGGTGGACCTCGAACTGGTAGAGGTTGGCGTTGACGAAGGTGATCCGCTTGGCGTTAAAGTAGGGCTTCCACATCGTGTAGACATCGTCAACCACCTGATTCTCCGGGAAGCGAACGTGATCAAAGACCCGCGTGCGAAAAAGCTTGACGCAAGGGGTCCAAAAGACCTGCCGGATGTGGGGGAAGAGGTCGCCGAACCATTCCTTGGGGGTGTACCAGGGTTTGATTTTCACCTTGTCGATATTCTTGCTGCCAAAGTCGTAGTAGTGATCGTGGTCGGAGTTATAGCCATGAACGTAGCCGACCGCGATGTCGCTGTTCGTCTCCTGCATTCGCTGGTAGAGGGTGGTCAGGAAAATTGACTCGAACTGGTCATCACCGTCCAGAAAGGTAAACAGGGACGTGTCGACCAGGTCCAGGGCGGAGTTGCGGTTGGCGGAGATGCCACGGTGGGGGAAGCGGAAGTATTTAATTCGTTTGTCCCTGGCCGCGTAGAATTTGCAAATTGCCGGGGACTCGTCCGTCGAGCTGTCGTCCACTAGCAGGAGTCGCCAATTCGTGTAGGTCTGCTTAATCACCGATTCAATGCA comes from Limosilactobacillus sp. and encodes:
- a CDS encoding glycosyltransferase family 2 protein; amino-acid sequence: MNDETITVVVPFYNEAKYLAKCIESVIKQTYTNWRLLLVDDSSTDESPAICKFYAARDKRIKYFRFPHRGISANRNSALDLVDTSLFTFLDGDDQFESIFLTTLYQRMQETNSDIAVGYVHGYNSDHDHYYDFGSKNIDKVKIKPWYTPKEWFGDLFPHIRQVFWTPCVKLFRTRVFDHVRFPENQVVDDVYTMWKPYFNAKRITFVNANLYQFEVHLDSQSRSSATTIAHPYEYIEPVISLLSILGVPIHYFADQYLNDVMNTNRDALSQNNLFADQDTKFKQPLLLKQLHWTPISDLKANDEQSPSQSTTSSDD